Proteins from a single region of Lentimicrobium saccharophilum:
- a CDS encoding deoxynucleoside kinase: MKYNFIAIEGTIGAGKTSLATMLSERLNARLILEQFEDNDFLPKFYRDPSKYAFPLELSFLASRFQQLKNELSVTDLFRPLTISDYFITKSLIFARKTLADDEYALYARLFNIINLSIPKPDLLVYLYVSVERLKSNIIQRGRSYEMDIEPAYLEKIQSGYFDYIRQQTGMRILIIDANRLDFVNIPDHFELLYKLILGDYPPGTHTITP, encoded by the coding sequence ATGAAATATAATTTTATAGCAATAGAAGGTACCATAGGCGCCGGGAAAACTTCTCTGGCAACGATGCTTTCAGAAAGACTGAACGCCAGGCTGATCCTTGAGCAGTTTGAGGATAACGACTTCCTGCCGAAATTTTACCGCGATCCGTCAAAATATGCTTTTCCGCTGGAGCTTTCATTTCTGGCGAGCCGGTTTCAACAGTTAAAAAATGAATTGTCGGTAACCGACCTTTTCAGGCCCCTCACCATTTCTGACTATTTTATCACCAAGTCGCTGATTTTCGCCCGTAAAACCCTTGCCGATGATGAGTATGCGCTTTATGCCAGATTGTTCAATATTATAAATCTTTCGATTCCAAAGCCTGATTTACTGGTTTATCTGTATGTTTCTGTTGAGCGGCTAAAATCAAACATCATCCAGAGGGGACGTTCGTACGAGATGGATATTGAACCGGCATATCTCGAAAAAATTCAGAGCGGCTATTTTGATTATATCCGGCAGCAGACCGGTATGCGGATCCTGATTATTGATGCTAACCGTCTTGATTTTGTTAATATTCCTGATCATTTTGAATTGCTGTACAAGCTGATCCTCGGGGATTATCCGCCGGGAACGCATACAATTACTCCCTGA
- a CDS encoding MerR family transcriptional regulator, protein MIRYSIKDLEKLTGIKAHTIRIWEKRYQLIEPERTSTNIRYYSDNDLKKLLNVSILNRNGLKISNIVNMGNEEINERIMEISETSYDHDNQIEQLIVAMIDFDEVRFERVLTTSIIKSGFDDTVINLLYPFFEKIGILWQIGTIFPAQEHFVSNIIRQKLIIAIDGQNNPLKPDTKCILMALPSGEWHELGLLFYYYLARKAGLRVIYLGQSVPFEDLIEVSRKQTVDLFFTSMTTPLTQKKYSEYIQQLSLAFSEKQVFVTGYQTKEYPVELPGNVIRIESPEHFTEMLKSLHS, encoded by the coding sequence ATGATAAGGTACTCAATCAAAGATCTGGAAAAACTTACCGGCATCAAGGCCCACACGATCCGGATCTGGGAGAAAAGGTATCAACTGATAGAACCTGAGAGAACATCGACCAACATCAGGTACTATTCTGACAACGACCTGAAAAAATTGCTGAACGTCTCCATACTTAACCGCAATGGTCTTAAGATTTCCAACATTGTCAATATGGGCAATGAGGAAATAAACGAAAGGATCATGGAGATATCAGAGACTTCCTACGATCACGACAACCAGATTGAACAACTTATTGTTGCCATGATCGATTTTGATGAAGTCAGGTTTGAACGGGTGCTCACTACTTCTATCATCAAATCGGGATTTGACGATACTGTTATCAACCTGCTTTATCCCTTCTTTGAAAAGATTGGCATACTCTGGCAGATCGGCACCATATTTCCGGCCCAGGAACATTTTGTCTCCAATATTATCAGACAAAAACTGATCATCGCGATCGACGGACAGAACAACCCGCTGAAACCGGATACCAAATGCATACTGATGGCCCTGCCATCCGGAGAGTGGCATGAATTGGGACTGTTATTCTATTATTACCTTGCCAGGAAAGCTGGATTACGGGTTATTTACCTGGGGCAGTCGGTTCCCTTTGAAGATCTCATCGAAGTGAGCAGGAAACAAACCGTTGATCTTTTCTTTACTTCCATGACAACCCCTCTGACCCAGAAAAAGTATTCCGAATATATCCAGCAGTTATCTCTGGCTTTCAGCGAAAAGCAGGTATTTGTTACAGGCTATCAAACAAAGGAATATCCTGTTGAGCTGCCCGGGAATGTCATCAGGATTGAATCACCCGAGCATTTCACGGAAATGCTGAAATCGCTTCATTCCTGA
- a CDS encoding sensor histidine kinase, whose translation MASEIPFYYFLITILLALMILGGVLIYYLRASREKNRMIKLLSDQNKSILNTQEELRKAKEKAEESDKLKSAFLANMSHEIRTPLNAIMGFSSLLLDSGPEEEERRQFISIIHNNSNKLLDLMGEIFDIAQIESGLIIMQREPCQINEVLMSLITFFNLEKGLSGKEHINIRMQKANKDHSFTIMTDERKLRQTLYNLIENALKYTNEGFIEVGYQFRDNSMVEFYVRDSGIGFPQEKLDVLFQKFRQVEEGHNRNYGGIGLGLTLSKKFVELMGGEMWAESKPGAGSVFYFTLPCQVADKQSQPT comes from the coding sequence ATGGCAAGCGAAATTCCATTTTATTATTTTCTGATTACTATTCTGTTGGCACTGATGATCCTTGGCGGAGTGCTGATTTATTATTTAAGGGCTTCCCGTGAGAAAAACCGCATGATCAAACTGCTGAGCGATCAGAATAAATCGATTCTCAATACACAGGAAGAATTGCGGAAAGCCAAGGAAAAAGCCGAGGAATCAGATAAACTGAAGTCTGCATTTCTTGCCAATATGTCGCACGAGATAAGAACCCCCCTGAATGCAATTATGGGTTTTTCCTCCCTGCTGCTTGATTCAGGTCCTGAAGAAGAAGAACGCCGGCAGTTTATAAGCATCATTCACAATAACAGCAACAAATTGCTTGATCTGATGGGGGAAATCTTTGATATTGCCCAGATAGAATCCGGGTTGATCATCATGCAACGTGAACCTTGTCAGATTAATGAAGTGCTGATGAGCCTGATAACTTTCTTTAATCTTGAAAAAGGCCTTTCAGGTAAGGAGCATATCAATATCCGGATGCAGAAGGCGAATAAGGACCATTCATTTACAATAATGACCGATGAGCGTAAACTCAGGCAAACCTTATATAATCTGATAGAGAATGCGCTGAAGTATACCAATGAAGGCTTTATTGAGGTGGGTTATCAGTTTCGCGATAACAGCATGGTTGAGTTTTATGTCAGGGATTCAGGCATCGGCTTCCCCCAGGAGAAACTGGATGTACTGTTTCAGAAATTCAGGCAGGTTGAGGAAGGGCATAACAGAAATTACGGGGGAATCGGACTGGGGCTTACACTTTCGAAGAAATTTGTTGAATTGATGGGAGGGGAAATGTGGGCTGAGTCGAAACCGGGAGCCGGTTCAGTATTTTATTTTACACTTCCCTGCCAGGTTGCGGATAAGCAGAGTCAGCCAACCTGA
- a CDS encoding 5'-nucleotidase, lipoprotein e(P4) family, whose protein sequence is MKNIALLTSLVLILLTSSCKWFQREDRTGSAEKPAEVPAVIVKDSAFRQLIRNEHMVLATLYQQTAAEYRALCYQAFNIGKIMLDLDLADKSVNKHRIIVLDVDETVLDNSPFQAKSVLESTSYPVNWDEWCNLARAEALPGALDFLKYARANGVSIFYVTNRKDYLKDVTVKNLAALGFPHADGEHVITRAAEASKEGRRQLLAGKYHISLLFGDNLNDFAEDFEGLAVKPRLDAVDRVSAEFGKRFILLPNAMYGDWENALYNYNPGVEDSVRFQLRRKALRSF, encoded by the coding sequence ATGAAAAACATAGCGCTGCTTACATCACTTGTATTGATTTTGCTGACCTCATCGTGTAAATGGTTTCAACGTGAGGATCGTACCGGTTCCGCTGAAAAGCCCGCTGAAGTCCCGGCGGTCATTGTTAAGGACTCTGCATTCAGACAGCTGATCAGGAACGAACACATGGTGCTTGCAACCCTTTATCAGCAAACTGCTGCAGAATACAGGGCGCTGTGTTATCAGGCCTTTAATATTGGGAAGATCATGCTTGACCTTGATCTGGCCGATAAATCGGTGAACAAGCATAGGATTATCGTCCTGGATGTGGATGAAACCGTACTGGATAACAGCCCTTTCCAGGCTAAATCTGTGCTTGAAAGTACCTCTTATCCTGTAAACTGGGATGAATGGTGCAACCTGGCCCGTGCCGAAGCCTTACCGGGCGCCCTTGATTTCCTGAAGTATGCCCGGGCAAACGGGGTGAGTATTTTTTATGTCACCAACCGGAAGGACTACCTGAAGGATGTGACCGTTAAAAATCTGGCAGCCCTGGGATTTCCGCATGCCGATGGGGAACATGTCATTACACGCGCTGCGGAAGCCAGTAAAGAGGGGAGAAGACAGCTGCTGGCCGGGAAGTATCATATATCGCTGTTGTTCGGTGACAACCTCAACGACTTTGCTGAAGACTTTGAAGGGCTTGCTGTGAAGCCAAGGTTGGATGCTGTTGACCGTGTGTCAGCCGAGTTTGGTAAACGGTTTATTTTACTGCCCAATGCCATGTACGGTGACTGGGAGAATGCCCTTTATAACTATAACCCGGGAGTTGAAGATTCGGTCAGATTTCAGTTGCGCAGAAAGGCCCTGCGCTCATTCTGA
- the alaS gene encoding alanine--tRNA ligase — protein sequence MNAQQTRQIFLDFFEKKSHHIVSSAPMVIKDDPTLMFTNAGMNQFKDIFLGNSPVKFPRIANTQKCLRVSGKHNDLEEVGHDTYHHTMFEMLGNWSFGDYFKKDAINWAWELLTEVYKIDKDRLYVTIFGGDEGDNLQPDMEAHDLWKAHVPENRILRGNKKDNFWEMGDSGPCGPCSEIHVDIRDKKERAEVDGATLVNTGDPKVIEIWNLVFMEFNRLANGNLQPLPAKHVDTGMGFERLCMVLQQKQSNYDTDIFQPLIGKIADISGIRYGAADKTDIAMRVIADHVRAIAFAIADGQLPSNNKAGYVIRRILRRAVRYGFTFLKMDEPFIYKLIPVLSEQMGAYFIELKSQQTLVEKVIHEEEASFLRTLSHGITKFNNYIDSNPGNTLVDGAFAFELYDTYGFPIDLTGLMAREHGKEVDMAGFSKGLELQKERSRKDASIEVEDWIVLDDKAAETFVGYDTLSVATKITRYRKVRTKGRDAYQIALASTPFYAESGGQVGDRGTLKSGDQIIPVLDTKKENNLIIHLTEAIPADPAESLVATVSEAARTDTANNHSATHLLHHALRNVIGTHVEQKGSYVHPDYLRFDFSHFQKVTEEEIHEIEKQVNRMIRQNLVLDEMRDMPFDKAKEAGALALFGEKYGDSVRVIRFGNSVELCGGTHVHATGQIGLFKITSESAIAAGVRRIEAITAGKAEAFYDHQLSLISEIKELVKNPVDPVKGLRNLLEENQKLRAQLEQISMEKVNELYHQLMAGSRDINGCRLITGKVNLDAGSAKDLAFRLMDASDNHLIILGTLHDDKPGITVAISGPLVNTGKYNAAAIVKELAKEISGGGGGQPHYATAGGKNPGGIESALGKAASLVAGLAS from the coding sequence ATGAACGCTCAGCAGACCAGACAGATTTTTCTTGATTTCTTTGAAAAAAAATCCCACCATATCGTTTCTTCGGCACCCATGGTGATCAAGGACGACCCTACCCTGATGTTTACCAATGCCGGCATGAACCAGTTCAAGGATATCTTCCTGGGCAATTCACCGGTAAAGTTTCCGCGCATCGCCAACACGCAGAAGTGCCTGAGGGTTTCAGGAAAACACAACGACCTCGAAGAAGTCGGACACGACACCTATCACCACACTATGTTTGAAATGCTTGGCAACTGGTCGTTCGGTGATTATTTCAAGAAAGACGCCATCAACTGGGCTTGGGAACTGCTCACCGAAGTTTATAAGATCGACAAGGACCGGTTATATGTGACCATTTTCGGCGGCGATGAGGGCGATAATCTTCAACCGGACATGGAAGCGCATGATCTTTGGAAAGCGCATGTTCCCGAAAACCGTATTCTCAGGGGAAACAAAAAAGATAACTTCTGGGAAATGGGCGACAGCGGTCCCTGTGGTCCCTGTTCCGAAATCCATGTTGATATACGGGATAAGAAAGAAAGGGCTGAAGTTGACGGCGCCACCCTGGTGAACACCGGAGACCCTAAAGTAATTGAAATCTGGAACCTGGTGTTTATGGAGTTCAACCGCCTGGCCAACGGAAACCTTCAACCGCTGCCGGCAAAGCATGTTGATACAGGCATGGGCTTCGAACGTCTCTGTATGGTTTTGCAGCAAAAGCAATCCAACTACGACACCGATATCTTTCAACCGCTTATAGGAAAAATAGCTGATATCAGTGGAATCCGTTATGGCGCTGCCGATAAAACCGATATTGCCATGCGCGTGATAGCCGACCATGTGAGGGCTATTGCCTTTGCCATTGCCGACGGGCAGCTGCCATCCAATAACAAAGCCGGTTACGTAATAAGACGCATCCTGAGAAGGGCGGTGAGATACGGCTTTACTTTCCTGAAAATGGACGAGCCCTTTATTTACAAACTCATTCCTGTGCTCAGCGAACAAATGGGGGCTTACTTCATCGAACTCAAAAGTCAGCAAACACTGGTCGAAAAAGTAATTCATGAAGAAGAAGCCTCTTTCCTCAGAACGCTTTCTCACGGAATAACAAAATTCAACAATTATATTGATTCAAATCCGGGAAACACACTTGTAGATGGTGCCTTTGCCTTTGAACTTTACGATACCTATGGCTTCCCGATTGACCTCACCGGCCTGATGGCCCGTGAACACGGTAAAGAGGTTGATATGGCCGGATTCAGCAAAGGCCTTGAACTTCAGAAGGAAAGATCAAGAAAAGACGCCAGCATTGAGGTTGAAGACTGGATTGTGCTTGATGACAAAGCCGCTGAAACATTCGTAGGTTACGACACGTTGTCAGTCGCAACTAAAATCACCCGCTATCGCAAGGTGCGCACCAAAGGAAGGGATGCTTACCAGATTGCCCTTGCCAGTACCCCTTTTTATGCCGAATCGGGTGGTCAGGTCGGCGACCGGGGAACGCTGAAATCCGGAGACCAGATTATTCCGGTACTTGACACAAAAAAAGAAAACAACCTTATCATCCACCTGACCGAAGCAATCCCTGCCGATCCTGCTGAAAGCCTTGTGGCAACCGTATCGGAAGCAGCAAGAACAGACACTGCCAATAATCACTCTGCCACACACCTGCTTCATCACGCATTGCGTAACGTTATCGGCACTCATGTTGAACAAAAGGGCTCATATGTGCATCCGGATTATTTGAGGTTCGACTTCTCGCATTTCCAAAAAGTAACTGAAGAAGAGATTCATGAGATTGAAAAACAGGTAAACAGGATGATACGGCAGAATCTCGTATTGGATGAAATGCGCGACATGCCCTTTGACAAAGCAAAAGAAGCCGGGGCGCTTGCCCTCTTCGGGGAAAAGTACGGAGATTCGGTAAGGGTCATCCGGTTTGGCAATTCTGTTGAATTATGCGGGGGAACCCATGTGCATGCTACCGGTCAGATCGGGTTGTTCAAAATTACATCCGAATCGGCCATCGCCGCCGGTGTACGCAGAATTGAAGCGATCACTGCAGGAAAAGCGGAAGCGTTTTATGATCACCAGTTGTCGTTGATCAGCGAAATCAAAGAACTGGTAAAAAACCCCGTTGATCCGGTTAAAGGCCTCAGAAACCTGCTTGAAGAAAATCAGAAACTGCGGGCACAGCTGGAGCAAATTTCGATGGAAAAAGTGAACGAACTTTACCATCAGCTGATGGCCGGAAGCCGGGATATAAACGGGTGCAGGCTGATCACCGGAAAAGTAAACCTGGATGCCGGCTCTGCCAAAGATCTTGCTTTCCGGCTGATGGATGCTTCCGACAATCACCTTATTATATTGGGAACCCTGCATGATGATAAACCGGGAATTACCGTAGCCATCTCAGGACCGCTTGTAAATACCGGAAAATACAACGCTGCAGCAATTGTAAAGGAACTCGCAAAAGAGATCAGTGGCGGTGGCGGCGGGCAACCGCATTATGCTACCGCAGGCGGTAAAAACCCCGGAGGAATTGAAAGCGCCCTGGGGAAAGCCGCTTCACTTGTTGCCGGCTTAGCCTCATGA
- a CDS encoding RNA polymerase sigma factor, whose translation MTAIEFSHKLISLHDNLSYFANTLTNNREEAKDLIQDTYLKALTHMDKFESDTNLKAWTYTIMKNTFINNYRRNQKANTIVDNTEDLYYLNIPRKSDFVSPESEISTKEIKAGIAKLETDQRLPFEMHTEGYKYKEIAENLNLSIGTVKSRIFFTRKKLMESLKEFQS comes from the coding sequence ATGACAGCAATTGAGTTCAGCCACAAACTTATTAGTCTACACGACAACCTTTCCTATTTTGCCAACACTTTAACCAACAATCGCGAAGAGGCGAAAGACCTGATTCAGGATACATATCTGAAAGCGCTCACGCACATGGATAAATTTGAAAGTGATACCAATCTGAAAGCATGGACTTATACCATCATGAAGAACACTTTCATCAACAACTACCGCAGGAATCAGAAAGCAAACACCATAGTTGACAACACCGAGGATTTGTATTACCTCAACATTCCCAGGAAATCCGACTTTGTTTCACCCGAATCGGAAATCAGCACCAAGGAAATAAAAGCGGGGATTGCAAAACTTGAAACGGATCAGCGCCTGCCTTTCGAAATGCATACCGAGGGCTACAAATACAAGGAGATTGCCGAAAACTTAAACCTTTCAATAGGCACGGTGAAAAGCAGGATTTTCTTCACCCGCAAGAAACTTATGGAATCTCTGAAAGAGTTTCAGAGTTAA
- the folK gene encoding 2-amino-4-hydroxy-6-hydroxymethyldihydropteridine diphosphokinase has translation MEEAYLLLGSNLGDRAELLKQALALIQARAGRVRLSSSVYETEPWEASPDLPFLNMAVCIETGLEPLQLIGVLLDIESEMGRERDGSFNAPRTIDIDIMLFGNRIIDKPALRIPHPRMHLRRFVLLPLDEIAHAVVHPVLGKTVGQLLDLCIDKLAVDIYKPLKSSASDQ, from the coding sequence ATGGAAGAAGCTTACCTTTTACTCGGGAGTAATCTTGGTGACAGGGCTGAACTGCTGAAGCAGGCACTTGCCCTGATCCAGGCCAGGGCGGGCAGGGTGAGGTTATCTTCATCCGTATATGAAACAGAGCCCTGGGAAGCCAGTCCCGATCTCCCTTTTCTCAATATGGCAGTTTGTATTGAAACGGGCCTTGAGCCATTGCAGCTGATAGGGGTTTTGCTCGATATTGAATCTGAAATGGGCAGGGAGCGGGATGGGAGTTTTAATGCTCCCCGCACCATCGATATTGACATAATGCTTTTTGGAAACCGTATTATCGATAAGCCTGCCCTCCGGATACCTCATCCCAGGATGCATCTGCGCAGATTTGTGCTTTTACCACTTGATGAAATTGCCCATGCTGTTGTGCATCCTGTCCTTGGGAAAACTGTCGGACAACTGCTGGATCTGTGCATCGATAAACTCGCTGTTGACATTTATAAACCTTTGAAAAGCAGTGCTTCTGATCAATGA
- a CDS encoding 5-formyltetrahydrofolate cyclo-ligase, which yields MHSILNMDSFTIIAEKTELRRTISRLKAAQSPQQYLEASAIITGSLEMLPEFRNAKTVLAYWSYKGEVHTHDLIRKWAEKKRILLPSVNGDEMLIRQYLGDDSLVPGEMFGIPEPAGPVFTDYNEIDLVIIPGIAFDRKNNRMGRGKAYYDRFLGKINAFKAGICFSFQLFETIPADEHDILMDTVITEVSQNERRAFLRN from the coding sequence ATGCATTCAATCCTAAACATGGACTCCTTTACCATAATAGCAGAAAAAACAGAACTACGGCGGACAATAAGCCGGCTTAAAGCAGCCCAGTCGCCGCAGCAATACCTGGAAGCCTCAGCAATAATCACCGGCAGCCTCGAAATGCTCCCTGAATTCAGGAACGCAAAAACAGTACTGGCTTACTGGTCTTATAAAGGCGAAGTGCATACCCATGACCTGATCAGAAAATGGGCAGAAAAAAAACGGATACTACTTCCTTCGGTAAACGGTGATGAGATGCTGATCAGGCAGTATCTGGGCGATGATTCCCTGGTTCCCGGAGAAATGTTTGGCATTCCCGAACCGGCGGGTCCGGTATTTACCGATTACAACGAAATTGACCTTGTAATCATCCCGGGTATCGCTTTTGACAGGAAAAATAACCGGATGGGGCGTGGAAAGGCTTATTATGACAGATTTTTAGGCAAAATCAACGCCTTTAAGGCAGGAATCTGTTTCAGCTTTCAGTTGTTTGAGACCATTCCGGCCGATGAGCACGATATCCTTATGGATACAGTGATAACCGAAGTATCTCAGAATGAGCGCAGGGCCTTTCTGCGCAACTGA
- the sppA gene encoding signal peptide peptidase SppA, with protein sequence MKQFFKFMLASMAGFFLTLIVLFFFFAILVASLLTFTKKEEVVVKPKTVLHLTLKEAIPERSLASPFTFSETTLFSTSDVPGLLETTDLLKQASEDENISGILLDLSEIGSGMATMEEVRNALLKFKESGKFVIAYGEVYSQKAYYMATTADIICLNPEGALDFRGMAGELVFIKGLLSKLDINPQIIRHGKYKSAIEPLISDRMSEANKEQTLAYMNSLWMHISDGISKARNIDPAKLQLIADSLLIQTPEDALNYRFVDQVIYKDQLIDLLKEKLEIGKNDKIEMIKLERYKDAPAKTLRKRAKEKIAVIYAVGSIGDGEGNDETIGSERISKAIRNARTDSTVKAIVFRVNSPGGSALASDVILREIRLARDEKPVVVSMGDYAASGGYYIACAADTILANPTTLTGSIGVFGVIPDFSKFFNNKLGVTFDVVKTNDHADYISVTRPMTPYEEKVITNDVERIYKVFVNHVSEGRSMPEALVDSLGQGRVWSGTDGVKTGLVDLTGGLQDAISIAATMAKLEDYRITSLPEQKDPFTQIMDELTGKPSETRLKKELGLLYPYMKELQSLSGMKGVQARLPFLLNIQ encoded by the coding sequence ATGAAACAGTTCTTCAAATTCATGCTGGCTTCCATGGCAGGTTTCTTCCTGACTTTAATCGTACTGTTTTTCTTTTTTGCCATCCTGGTTGCATCACTGCTGACCTTTACCAAAAAAGAGGAAGTTGTGGTAAAGCCTAAAACGGTACTCCATCTTACGCTTAAAGAAGCCATTCCTGAACGAAGTCTGGCCAGCCCGTTTACTTTCAGCGAAACCACGCTTTTCAGCACTTCAGATGTTCCGGGGCTGCTGGAAACCACCGACCTGCTCAAACAGGCATCAGAGGATGAAAATATCAGCGGGATTTTACTGGACCTGAGTGAAATAGGTTCGGGGATGGCCACGATGGAAGAAGTAAGGAATGCCCTGCTTAAGTTTAAGGAATCAGGTAAATTCGTGATTGCCTATGGCGAAGTTTATTCCCAGAAAGCATATTATATGGCTACCACTGCTGACATTATCTGCCTGAATCCCGAAGGAGCGCTTGATTTCAGGGGAATGGCCGGCGAACTTGTGTTTATCAAAGGTTTACTTAGTAAACTAGATATTAATCCACAGATTATCAGGCATGGCAAATATAAAAGCGCCATTGAACCTTTGATCAGCGACCGGATGAGTGAGGCCAATAAAGAGCAGACGCTTGCCTATATGAATTCTCTCTGGATGCACATCTCTGACGGCATCAGCAAAGCCAGAAATATTGATCCCGCTAAGCTGCAGTTAATTGCCGATTCCCTGCTTATTCAGACGCCTGAGGATGCATTGAATTATCGTTTTGTAGACCAGGTTATTTATAAGGATCAATTGATTGATCTGTTGAAAGAGAAACTGGAAATCGGCAAAAATGATAAGATTGAGATGATTAAGCTGGAGCGCTATAAGGATGCACCGGCCAAAACGCTCAGGAAAAGAGCCAAAGAGAAAATTGCCGTGATCTATGCGGTCGGCAGCATTGGTGATGGCGAAGGAAACGATGAAACCATCGGGTCGGAGCGTATTTCAAAGGCAATCAGGAATGCCAGAACCGACAGCACGGTAAAAGCCATTGTTTTCAGGGTGAATTCACCCGGAGGCAGCGCCCTTGCTTCTGATGTCATCCTCCGCGAAATCAGACTGGCCCGGGATGAGAAACCGGTGGTTGTTTCGATGGGAGATTATGCGGCATCAGGGGGATACTATATTGCCTGTGCCGCCGATACCATCCTGGCCAATCCCACCACACTTACCGGCTCCATCGGCGTTTTCGGTGTAATCCCGGATTTCAGCAAATTTTTCAACAATAAACTCGGGGTCACCTTCGACGTTGTGAAGACCAATGATCATGCCGACTATATTTCAGTAACAAGGCCCATGACCCCTTACGAGGAAAAAGTAATTACAAACGATGTGGAGCGGATCTACAAAGTCTTCGTCAACCATGTATCAGAAGGAAGGTCAATGCCTGAAGCGCTGGTTGACAGCCTGGGCCAGGGAAGGGTATGGAGTGGTACTGACGGGGTAAAAACCGGTTTGGTTGATTTGACCGGCGGACTGCAGGATGCCATCAGCATCGCCGCAACCATGGCAAAACTCGAAGATTACCGGATTACGTCTCTCCCTGAACAGAAAGATCCTTTTACCCAGATCATGGATGAACTTACCGGTAAACCTTCTGAAACAAGACTAAAGAAAGAACTGGGTCTCTTGTATCCCTACATGAAAGAATTACAGTCACTTTCGGGCATGAAAGGCGTACAGGCAAGACTGCCGTTTTTACTTAACATCCAATAA